TCTTAGCCAATTTTTTAACCTCATAATAATTTTCGTAGGTAAGATAGTGCTCCATGAGGGAGAATTCACACAGATTTATCAGTCTTCTTAATTCATATTTCGAAGCAGCTTTTAGCAGATTTTCTGCATGATCATCCAAGTCCTCAACTTTCCGAGTGTACATAAATTCTAAAACTCTTTTAAATATCTCTGGCTTTATGCCCGTAAGAGCTACTTGGTTATCATTGCCATCAGACATGTGTTGATGATAATCAAccatttcatataatttaggACACCGTGCTCTCAATACTCTTTTATGGACTGGAAATGCAACACCCTGCACATAaatcataacatcacggtCATCTTGAACTTTATATAACTCCGAGAAATCATCTGATAAACTGGGATCTAGATAATAGGTATAATACATTCCCTCGTCAGGAAATATAGGATCATCATCCAAGTAAGTTATGAGTTCGATGTGCAGTGTCATGGTATCATTTGGAAGTAGTTTATCTATTGTGTTCGGTGAGCCAGATAAACAGCATTGACGTACTctaggaaaataaaatttcggagaatcataaaatttccggTTCTTTCGTCCaagaaaaaacttatttttgtcGGCATCGATCAGGTAAAAATTACAGGTGACATGATTCTGAGgttcgaattttttaacagCGTCGAATTCTATCTTTAATCCACCCcacaattgattatttaaaaaattcaatgtgACGTACCAGTCAACGACATGACCTTGAACTTCTGTAGAAAAGTAGTGAGTTTTATGAACAggaaaatat
This genomic interval from Microplitis mediator isolate UGA2020A chromosome 2, iyMicMedi2.1, whole genome shotgun sequence contains the following:
- the LOC130678481 gene encoding speckle-type POZ protein-like B — protein: MPLQKIERDVHKSCHAWVLENMSEIFAKVDEDEIKFTYFPVHKTHYFSTEVQGHVVDWYVTLNFLNNQLWGGLKIEFDAVKKFEPQNHVTCNFYLIDADKNKFFLGRKNRKFYDSPKFYFPRVRQCCLSGSPNTIDKLLPNDTMTLHIELITYLDDDPIFPDEGMYYTYYLDPSLSDDFSELYKVQDDRDVMIYVQGVAFPVHKRVLRARCPKLYEMVDYHQHMSDGNDNQVALTGIKPEIFKRVLEFMYTRKVEDLDDHAENLLKAASKYELRRLINLCEFSLMEHYLTYENYYEVKKLAKRFGATQLSSNASIFRENTRSEKGAYQRYLEKAHRRNTVHQTRLSLHH